One region of Populus trichocarpa isolate Nisqually-1 chromosome 4, P.trichocarpa_v4.1, whole genome shotgun sequence genomic DNA includes:
- the LOC7494520 gene encoding homeobox-leucine zipper protein ROC8 translates to MVKIFFASLGMSGKLDFPQLSEVHNSGVRVAIRKNTEQGQPIGMVVSAATSLWLPLSPQNVFNFFKDEKSRIQWDILSNSNPVHVISHISNGTNPGNCISITHPFIPTENNMLILQESCTDSSGSMVVYAPLDIPAMNMVIGGADSSIIPILPSGFVISGDGRPDTGGDSSTSTSSTGADSGGSLLTVAFQILVAGPNVTSSTELNMESVATVNTLISTTVLKIKAALNCSNLG, encoded by the exons ATGGTGAAGATCTTTTTTGCAAGTTTGGGCATGTCAGGAAAACTGGATTTCCCTCAACTCTCTGAAGTGCACAATAGTGGGGTTCGGGTGGCTATTCGTAAGAACACAGAACAAGGGCAGCCGATTGGCATGGTTGTTAGTGCTGCTACTTCTCTCTGGCTTCCACTCTCACCTCAGAATGTGTTTAACTTCTTCAAAGATGAGAAATCACGAATTCAG TGGGATATTCTGTCCAATAGCAATCCTGTGCATGTGATTTCACACATTTCCAATGGGACTAATCCAGGGAACTGCATATCCATTACTCAC CCTTTCATTCCTACTGAGAACAACATGCTGATACTTCAAGAGAGCTGCACGGACTCTTCAGGATCAATGGTGGTATATGCTCCACTTGACATTCCAGCCATGAACATGGTGATAGGCGGTGCAGACTCATCGATCATTCCCATACTTCCATCAGGTTTTGTAATATCTGGCGATGGCCGTCCAGACACAGGAGGGGACAGTTCTACTTCCACAAGTTCTACTGGGGCAGACTCAGGAGGTTCACTTCTTACAGTAGCCTTCCAAATTCTGGTCGCTGGCCCTAATGTCACATCCTCCACAGAACTCAACATGGAATCTGTGGCAACAGTCAATACCCTTATCAGCACCACGGTTCTCAAAATTAAGGCTGCTTTGAATTGCTCTAATTTgggttaa
- the LOC112325882 gene encoding homeobox-leucine zipper protein HDG11: protein MELSMGNNGGASGDEHEAASNSRNQGNKAYHRHSNQQIHQLEKFFKECPHPDENQRRQLSRELGLEAKQIKFWFQNKRTQKKAQSERADNSVLRLENERIQCENLAIIEALKNVICPACGGPPFGEEERQRSLQKLKQENARLKEEHEKVSTLLTKYIGKSISQIDSLTPGAGSSHGVLTTNPGIDLERNPGLDNSQLVYKRRGILDMEKALMAETAASAADELVRLLRVNEPLWIKSPSDGRYIIDRVGYEKLYPRDSHFKSSNARVESSKDSAMVIMPGMDLVDMFLDPNKWMDLFPTIVTKARTILLLEAGTVGNRNGSLQMMYEQMHILSPLVPPREFYFLRLCQQLEPGEWVIADISYDFMRDGSPSRAWRLPSGCMIQDKSNGCSKVTWVEHVEVDDRTQTHRLYRDLICGRSAYGAERWIASLRRICERLAFYKEETAAAREFGGGDNNHFFAFPFL from the exons ATGGAGCTTTCAATGGGAAACAATGGTGGCGCTTCGGGCGATGAACATGAAGCAGCTTCTAACTCTAGAAATCAGGGAAATAAGGCTTACCATCGCCATTCTAATCAACAGATTCATCAGCTTGAAAA ATTTTTCAAGGAATGTCCACATCCGGATGAAAACCAGCGGCGCCAGTTGAGTAGGGAATTAGGGCTTGAGGCTAAACAGATCAAGTTCTGGTTTCAAAACAAAAGGACTCAGAAAAAG GCGCAGAGTGAGCGAGCAGATAATTCAGTTCTTCGGTTAGAAAATGAGAGGATTCAATGTGAAAATCTGGCAATCATAGAGGCACTGAAGAATGTGATCTGCCCAGCTTGTGGAGGTCCTCCCTTCGGAGAAGAAGAACGCCAACGTAGTTTGCAGAAACTAAAGCAGGAAAATGCTCGGTTGAAAGAAGAG CATGAAAAGGTATCCACCCTTCTTACCAAGTACATAGGAAAATCGATTTCACAGATTGATTCGTTGACACCTGGCGCTGGATCTTCACATGGCGTATTGACAACAAACCCTGGCATTGATCTGGAACGGAATCCAGGACTGGACAACAGTCAGTTGGTCTATAAACGTAGAGGAATTCTAGATATGGAAAAGGCACTCATGGCTGAGACTGCTGCCAGTGCAGCAGATGAGTTGGTCAGGCTTTTGCGAGTTAATGAGCCTCTGTGGATCAAGTCCCCATCTGATGGAAGATACATTATTGATCGTGTCGGCTATGAGAAACTATACCCCAGGGACAGTCACTTCAAAAGTTCTAATGCTCGTGTCGAATCATCCAAGGATTCAGCAATGGTGATCATGCCTGGAATGGACCTGGTTGACATGTTTTTGGATCCA AATAAATGGATGGATCTTTTTCCGACAATTGTTACCAAGGCCAGGACAATTCTATTACTTGAAGCTGGAACTGTAGGAAACCGAAATGGTTCCTTGCAGATG ATGTATGAACAAATGCACATACTGTCGCCCTTGGTTCCACCTAGGGAGTTTTACTTCCTTCGTCTTTGTCAGCAACTTGAGCCTGGGGAGTGGGTGATAGCAGATATATCGTATGACTTCATGAGAGATGGCTCCCCTTCCCGCGCTTGGCGGCTTCCTTCTGGATGCATGATCCAAGATAAGTCTAATGGATGTTCCAAG GTAACTTGGGTAGAACATGTGGAGGTTGATGATAGAACTCAAACTCATCGCCTTTACAGAGATCTCATATGCGGAAGATCTGCTTATGGAGCAGAACGATGGATTGCTAGTCTCCGGAGGATTTGTGAGAGGTTAGCTTTCTACAAGGAGGAAACTGCAGCTGCTCGAGAATTTGGAGGAGGTGacaataatcatttttttgcCTTTCCATTTCTTTGA